A genomic region of Chryseobacterium sp. KACC 21268 contains the following coding sequences:
- a CDS encoding glycoside hydrolase family 43 protein, whose translation MNKAKYLFPKDYMADPSVHVFEGKIYIYPSHDRESGIEENDNGDHFDMNDYHVFSLDDVENGEVTDHGVVLSVKDIPWSGRQLWDCDVAFKDGKYYMYFPLKDKNDIFRIGVAVSDKPYGPFVPEKHPILGSYSIDPCIFEDEGKHYMYFGGIWGGQLQRYRNNKALESAAIPNEEEPAIPSKVALLSDDMLEFAEEPKDLLILDKNGDELLHGNPHRFFEASWTHKYNGKYYFSYSTGDSHLLCYAIGENPYGPFTYQGVILTPVVGWTTHHSIAEFKGKWYLFFHDSVPSEGKTWLRSMKVVELEYNEDGTFKTIEGLD comes from the coding sequence ATGAACAAAGCAAAATACCTTTTCCCGAAAGATTATATGGCAGATCCTTCTGTTCACGTTTTCGAAGGTAAAATCTATATTTATCCATCCCACGACCGCGAAAGTGGAATAGAGGAGAACGACAATGGCGACCATTTCGATATGAATGATTACCATGTTTTTTCTCTGGATGATGTTGAGAATGGTGAGGTGACAGATCACGGCGTTGTACTTTCTGTGAAAGATATTCCTTGGTCTGGTCGTCAGCTTTGGGATTGCGATGTGGCTTTCAAAGACGGTAAATATTATATGTATTTTCCTTTGAAAGATAAAAATGACATTTTCAGAATCGGAGTTGCGGTGAGCGACAAACCTTATGGCCCTTTCGTTCCCGAGAAACATCCGATATTGGGAAGCTACAGCATCGATCCCTGTATTTTCGAGGATGAAGGCAAACATTATATGTATTTCGGAGGTATCTGGGGCGGACAATTGCAGCGTTACAGAAACAACAAAGCTTTGGAATCTGCCGCAATTCCAAATGAAGAAGAGCCGGCAATTCCGTCAAAAGTGGCTTTGTTGAGTGATGATATGCTGGAGTTTGCCGAAGAACCAAAAGACTTATTGATTTTAGATAAAAACGGAGACGAATTACTTCACGGCAATCCTCACAGATTCTTCGAAGCATCTTGGACGCACAAGTACAACGGCAAATATTACTTTTCATATTCCACAGGAGATTCTCATCTTTTATGTTATGCTATTGGTGAAAATCCGTACGGACCATTCACCTATCAAGGTGTGATTCTGACGCCGGTTGTTGGCTGGACCACGCATCACAGCATCGCAGAATTCAAAGGGAAATGGTATCTGTTCTTCCACGATTCTGTACCGAGTGAAGGCAAAACCTGGCTCAGAAGTATGAAAGTGGTTGAATTAGAATATAATGAGGATGGCACTTTCAAAACCATCGAAGGATTAGATTAA